Proteins from a genomic interval of Chitinophagales bacterium:
- a CDS encoding dihydrofolate reductase, which translates to MKVSIIAAESENHVIGVDGELPWKVPADMRYFMKKTTGHHIIMGRKTYEEGGVNKPLPKRVNIIVTRQKDWQAEGCIIVHSIEDALKIAEEGGEQEAFVIGGEQIYRLALEKDLVDKIYLTQIEVRIPDGDAFFPTLDRDVWERTVYERYPSDEKNMYAYAFREYQKKEDLK; encoded by the coding sequence ATGAAAGTATCCATTATTGCAGCCGAGAGTGAGAACCATGTTATTGGAGTAGATGGCGAACTACCGTGGAAAGTACCGGCAGATATGCGTTATTTTATGAAGAAGACCACAGGTCACCATATTATTATGGGACGCAAAACCTACGAAGAAGGTGGAGTCAACAAACCCCTTCCGAAGCGGGTAAACATCATTGTGACCCGTCAAAAAGACTGGCAAGCAGAGGGTTGCATTATAGTCCACTCCATTGAAGACGCATTGAAGATAGCAGAAGAAGGTGGAGAACAGGAGGCATTTGTTATTGGAGGAGAGCAAATTTACCGTTTGGCTTTAGAGAAAGATTTGGTCGACAAAATTTACCTGACTCAAATTGAAGTTCGCATACCTGATGGTGATGCTTTTTTCCCAACTTTAGATAGAGATGTTTGGGAACGAACTGTTTATGAACGTTACCCATCCGATGAAAAAAATATGTACGCTTATGCGTTTAGAGAGTATCAAAAGAAAGAAGACTTGAAATGA
- a CDS encoding alkyl sulfatase dimerization domain-containing protein, with amino-acid sequence MKSTFRLYSCLLTLTLILVVGCGENASAPSNTLEVNADNTTQANLREQLEAYLPFEDSTDFVNAKRGFIATRKDPIIKNEDGSISVHLASWDFLDKPAPATANPSLWRQGQLNKIHGLFEVTKGIYQIRGFDLANMTLIESNNGWIIIDPLTSKTAAKAGLELANEHLGKKTVQAVIFTHSHIDHFGGIRGVVTDEDIKEGRVEIIAPEGFFEHSITENIIAGNAMMRRATIMFGSLLPRNEKGMIGNGLGQIVSRGQYGILKPTKVIKETGEKLVVDGIEIVFQNTPEAEAPAEFMFYFPQFKAFCQAEEINHNLHNMYTLRGAEVRNGLKWSKYIDESLQMFGDEVEVSFGSHHWPTWENAAIVDFWKKQRDTYKYIHDETLYLANNGYTMVEIAEKIQLPDELAKFFANRGYYGTVSHNSKAQYQLYFGWFDGNPANLHALPPVEASVKYVEYMGGADSILAKAQRDYDKGEYRWVGMVLNHLVFAEPQNRAARELLAKAYTQMGYQAESGPWRNFYLTGASELLNGITKEVYGKVGGASDDILTNMPLETFYDFLAVRMDRSKAKGKKYVFNIVFPDINQTISLYLENQVLHNRVGVLAENPNATVTMNKTTFNDIITQKSSGMKKYLLGEVKIEGNRDEYSDFQSMVETPFQLMFNIVEP; translated from the coding sequence ATGAAAAGTACATTTCGCCTCTATTCTTGCTTGTTGACACTGACTCTTATCCTTGTAGTAGGCTGTGGAGAAAACGCTTCTGCTCCTTCCAATACATTGGAGGTTAATGCTGACAATACAACACAAGCAAACCTACGTGAACAACTTGAAGCATATCTGCCATTTGAAGATTCAACCGACTTTGTCAATGCAAAGAGGGGATTTATTGCCACCCGCAAAGACCCCATCATCAAAAACGAAGATGGAAGCATATCGGTACATTTGGCATCATGGGATTTTTTGGACAAACCTGCTCCTGCCACCGCCAATCCAAGTTTGTGGCGACAAGGACAGCTGAACAAAATACATGGTTTGTTTGAAGTGACCAAAGGTATTTACCAAATCCGTGGTTTTGACTTGGCGAATATGACTTTGATTGAGTCCAACAATGGCTGGATCATCATTGACCCGCTCACTTCAAAGACTGCAGCCAAAGCAGGTTTAGAGTTGGCAAACGAACATTTGGGTAAAAAGACTGTGCAAGCGGTCATTTTCACACACAGCCACATTGACCATTTTGGAGGAATTAGAGGAGTCGTCACCGATGAGGATATCAAGGAAGGTAGGGTCGAAATCATTGCGCCCGAAGGTTTTTTTGAACATTCTATTACCGAAAATATCATTGCAGGAAATGCCATGATGCGGCGGGCAACGATTATGTTTGGAAGTTTACTGCCCAGAAATGAAAAAGGTATGATTGGCAATGGATTGGGGCAGATTGTTTCTCGTGGGCAATATGGCATTTTGAAGCCAACGAAAGTAATCAAAGAAACGGGTGAAAAACTAGTAGTAGATGGCATCGAAATCGTTTTTCAGAATACTCCCGAAGCCGAAGCTCCTGCTGAGTTTATGTTTTATTTTCCTCAATTCAAGGCATTTTGCCAAGCAGAAGAAATCAACCACAATTTGCACAATATGTACACCCTCCGGGGTGCAGAAGTGCGGAATGGTTTGAAGTGGTCGAAATACATTGATGAGAGTTTGCAAATGTTTGGTGATGAAGTAGAAGTATCTTTTGGTAGTCATCATTGGCCCACATGGGAAAATGCGGCAATTGTGGATTTTTGGAAAAAACAAAGAGATACTTATAAATACATTCACGACGAAACCTTGTATTTGGCGAACAATGGCTATACAATGGTCGAAATTGCAGAAAAAATACAACTGCCCGACGAGTTGGCGAAGTTTTTTGCCAATAGAGGATATTATGGTACAGTCAGCCACAATTCTAAGGCACAGTACCAATTGTATTTTGGTTGGTTTGACGGCAATCCTGCCAACTTACACGCCCTGCCGCCTGTCGAGGCTTCGGTGAAATATGTGGAATACATGGGCGGAGCGGACAGTATTTTGGCGAAAGCACAGCGGGATTACGACAAAGGGGAATACCGTTGGGTCGGAATGGTGTTGAATCACCTCGTTTTTGCGGAGCCTCAAAACCGTGCAGCAAGAGAATTGCTCGCAAAGGCTTATACACAAATGGGTTATCAGGCGGAATCAGGTCCATGGCGAAATTTTTACCTTACAGGTGCTTCTGAATTGCTCAACGGCATCACCAAAGAGGTGTATGGAAAAGTCGGAGGTGCTTCTGACGATATTTTGACCAATATGCCTCTCGAAACGTTCTACGATTTTTTGGCGGTTCGGATGGATAGAAGCAAGGCGAAAGGCAAAAAATATGTTTTCAATATAGTTTTCCCAGACATCAACCAAACGATTTCTCTTTATCTGGAAAATCAAGTATTGCACAACCGAGTTGGTGTATTGGCAGAGAATCCAAATGCAACCGTCACCATGAACAAAACGACCTTCAATGACATTATTACTCAAAAATCATCGGGAATGAAAAAATACTTGTTGGGAGAAGTTAAAATTGAAGGAAATCGAGACGAATATTCCGATTTTCAATCTATGGTCGAAACGCCGTTTCAATTGATGTTCAACATTGTAGAGCCTTAG